In one Denitratisoma sp. genomic region, the following are encoded:
- the rpoC gene encoding DNA-directed RNA polymerase subunit beta': protein MKALLDLFKQVTQEEEFDAITIGLASPEKIRSWSYGEVKKPETINYRTFKPERDGLFCAKIFGPVKDYECLCGKYKRLKHRGVICEKCGVEVTLSKVRRERMGHIELASPVAHIWFLKSLPSRLGMVLDMTLRDIERVLYFEAYVVVDAGMTPLNRAQLLSEDDYLAKVEEYGDDFAAVMGAEGIRELLRTLDVNHEIDVLRKELETTGSEAKIKKIAKRLKVLEAFQQSGIKPDWMILEVLPVLPPDLRPLVPLDGGRFATSDLNDLYRRVINRNNRLKRLLELKAPEIIVRNEKRMLQEAVDSLLDNGRRGKAMTGANKRPLKSLADMIKGKGGRFRQNLLGKRVDYSGRSVIVVGPQLKLHQCGLPKKMALELFKPFIFNKLELLGLATTIKAAKKLVEQEVPEVWDILEEVIREHPVMLNRAPTLHRLGIQAFEPTLIEGKAIQLHPLVCVAFNADFDGDQMAVHVPLSLEAQMEARTLMLSSNNILSPANGEPIIVPSQDIVLGLYFATREYINARGEGMAFADIPEVKRAYESGKADLHARVLARIKEYEVSETGEKREKITRYETTVGRAMLSEILPAGLPFSIINKPLKKKEISRLINACFRRCGLKETVIFADKLMQAGFRLATRAGISISIGDMLVPPQKHEIISAAEHEVKEIEKQYTSGLVTDGERYNKVVDIWGRAGDQVAKAMMEQLSHQEVTDRNGKKVAQESFNSIYMMADSGARGSAAQIRQLAGMRGLMAKPDGSIIEVPITTNFREGLNVQQYFISTHGARKGLADTALKTANSGYLTRRLVDVTQDLVVTEDDCGTSNGFAMKALVEGGEVVEALRERVLGRVTVSDVLHPETQDVLFPTGFLLDEDAVDLIEMLGVDEVRVRTPLSCETRYGLCAKCYGRDLGRGVLVNSGEAVGVIAAQSIGEPGTQLTMRTFHVGGAASRAAAASHIEAKSAGTIRFTQNMRYVTNPKGEKVVIARSAEVLVTDDHGRERERHKVPYGAMLAVDDGKHVKAGTQLATWDPHTRPIVTEYAGIVRFENVEEGVTVTKQIDEVTGLSTLVVIDPKRKAGAAAKGLRPQVKLLTPSGEEVKIHGTDHSVTITFQVGSIITVKDGQEASVGDILARIPQESSKTRDITGGLPRVAELFEARSPKDAGMLAEVTGTVSFGKDTKGKQRLVITEPDGTAHEYLIPKDKHVMAHDGQVVNRGEVIVDGPADPHDILRLKGVEELARYIIDEVQDVYRLQGVKINDKHIEVIVRQMLRRVVITDPGDTHFIREEQVERAEVLDENDKAINQNKRPAEYQYMLLGITKASLSTDSFISAASFQETTRVLTEAAIMGKRDELRGLKENVIVGRLIPAGTGLAYHRTRRMQAVGEDIAANRELVVEEGAAQEDIQAG, encoded by the coding sequence ATGAAAGCACTACTCGATCTGTTCAAGCAGGTAACTCAGGAAGAAGAGTTCGACGCCATTACCATCGGTCTCGCCTCGCCTGAGAAAATCCGCTCCTGGTCCTATGGCGAAGTAAAAAAGCCTGAGACCATCAACTACCGTACCTTCAAGCCGGAGCGCGACGGCCTCTTTTGCGCCAAGATTTTCGGACCTGTGAAGGACTACGAGTGCCTCTGCGGCAAGTACAAGCGCCTCAAGCACCGTGGTGTCATCTGCGAAAAATGCGGCGTAGAAGTCACACTATCGAAGGTGCGCCGCGAACGCATGGGCCACATTGAGCTGGCCTCGCCGGTTGCGCACATCTGGTTCCTGAAGAGCCTGCCCAGCCGCTTGGGCATGGTGCTCGACATGACACTTCGCGACATCGAGCGAGTGCTTTATTTCGAAGCCTATGTAGTGGTTGACGCCGGCATGACGCCACTGAACCGCGCACAACTTCTTTCCGAGGACGACTATCTCGCCAAGGTTGAGGAATATGGCGATGATTTCGCCGCGGTGATGGGCGCCGAGGGCATCCGCGAACTGCTGCGCACCCTTGACGTAAACCACGAAATCGATGTGCTGCGCAAGGAACTCGAGACGACTGGCTCTGAAGCCAAGATCAAGAAGATAGCCAAACGCCTTAAGGTGCTGGAAGCCTTCCAGCAATCCGGCATCAAGCCGGACTGGATGATTCTCGAAGTGCTGCCCGTCCTGCCGCCCGATCTGCGTCCGCTGGTGCCGCTGGACGGTGGCCGTTTCGCCACTTCGGATCTCAACGACCTTTATCGTCGCGTCATCAACCGCAACAATCGCCTGAAGCGCCTGCTGGAACTGAAGGCGCCCGAGATCATCGTGCGCAACGAAAAGCGCATGCTGCAGGAAGCAGTTGACTCGCTGCTCGACAACGGCCGTCGCGGAAAAGCCATGACGGGAGCCAATAAGCGCCCGCTGAAGTCCCTTGCCGACATGATTAAGGGCAAGGGAGGTCGCTTCCGTCAGAACCTGTTGGGCAAGCGCGTCGACTACTCCGGCCGCTCGGTCATCGTTGTCGGCCCCCAATTGAAACTCCATCAGTGCGGCCTGCCAAAGAAGATGGCCCTCGAGTTGTTCAAGCCATTCATCTTCAACAAGCTTGAATTGCTCGGCCTTGCCACCACTATCAAGGCGGCCAAGAAGCTGGTAGAGCAGGAAGTACCTGAAGTGTGGGATATCCTCGAGGAAGTTATCCGCGAGCATCCGGTGATGCTCAACCGCGCGCCGACCCTGCACCGTCTCGGCATCCAGGCCTTTGAACCGACGCTGATCGAAGGCAAGGCGATCCAGTTGCACCCGCTGGTCTGCGTGGCTTTCAACGCCGACTTCGACGGCGACCAGATGGCCGTTCATGTGCCGCTGTCTCTGGAAGCGCAGATGGAGGCGCGGACCCTGATGCTGTCCTCCAACAATATCCTCTCGCCTGCCAACGGCGAGCCGATCATCGTTCCTTCGCAGGATATCGTGCTCGGGCTCTATTTCGCTACGCGCGAGTACATCAACGCCCGTGGCGAAGGGATGGCCTTTGCTGACATTCCCGAGGTGAAGCGTGCCTATGAGTCTGGCAAGGCGGACCTGCATGCCCGCGTCCTGGCGCGGATCAAAGAATACGAGGTGAGTGAAACCGGCGAGAAGCGCGAGAAAATCACGCGCTATGAGACTACGGTCGGACGTGCAATGCTGTCGGAGATACTCCCCGCCGGCCTGCCTTTCTCGATCATCAACAAGCCGCTCAAGAAGAAGGAAATCTCGCGCCTCATTAACGCCTGCTTCCGACGTTGCGGGCTGAAGGAAACGGTGATTTTTGCAGACAAACTCATGCAGGCTGGTTTCCGCTTGGCTACGCGCGCCGGCATTTCGATTTCGATCGGAGACATGCTGGTGCCTCCGCAGAAACATGAAATCATTTCGGCTGCAGAGCATGAAGTGAAGGAAATTGAAAAGCAATATACTTCCGGCCTGGTGACCGACGGCGAGCGCTACAACAAAGTGGTGGATATCTGGGGGCGCGCCGGGGACCAGGTAGCGAAGGCCATGATGGAGCAGCTTTCCCATCAGGAAGTCACCGACCGGAACGGCAAGAAGGTAGCGCAGGAGTCCTTCAACTCCATCTATATGATGGCCGATTCGGGTGCCCGTGGTTCGGCAGCGCAGATCCGCCAATTGGCGGGTATGCGCGGTCTGATGGCCAAGCCGGACGGCTCGATCATCGAGGTACCGATCACCACAAATTTCCGCGAAGGCCTCAATGTTCAACAGTACTTCATCTCGACGCACGGTGCGCGCAAGGGCTTGGCTGATACTGCGTTGAAAACTGCCAACTCGGGCTATCTGACCCGTCGTCTGGTGGACGTAACGCAGGATCTTGTGGTGACCGAGGACGATTGCGGTACCAGCAATGGCTTCGCCATGAAGGCTCTGGTAGAGGGCGGGGAGGTTGTCGAAGCGCTGCGCGAGCGCGTACTTGGCCGCGTTACTGTTTCCGATGTGCTCCATCCAGAGACGCAGGACGTGCTGTTTCCGACTGGTTTCCTTCTCGACGAGGATGCGGTCGATCTTATCGAGATGCTTGGTGTCGATGAAGTGCGCGTACGCACTCCCCTCAGCTGTGAGACGCGTTACGGTCTATGCGCCAAGTGCTACGGGCGCGACCTAGGTCGTGGCGTCCTGGTCAATTCGGGCGAGGCGGTCGGTGTCATCGCTGCACAGTCGATTGGCGAGCCGGGCACCCAGCTCACCATGCGCACGTTCCACGTCGGTGGTGCGGCCTCGCGCGCAGCTGCGGCTTCACACATCGAGGCCAAATCTGCAGGGACGATCCGTTTCACGCAGAATATGCGTTATGTCACCAACCCGAAAGGCGAGAAGGTAGTCATTGCGCGCTCAGCCGAAGTGCTGGTGACTGACGACCATGGCCGGGAGCGAGAGCGGCACAAAGTGCCCTATGGGGCCATGCTGGCGGTGGACGATGGTAAGCACGTTAAGGCCGGCACTCAGCTGGCCACATGGGATCCGCATACCCGTCCCATCGTTACGGAATACGCCGGTATAGTGAGATTCGAGAACGTTGAGGAAGGTGTCACAGTCACCAAGCAAATCGACGAGGTGACAGGACTCTCAACGCTGGTCGTCATCGACCCGAAGCGCAAGGCAGGCGCTGCTGCCAAAGGCCTGCGCCCGCAGGTCAAACTGCTGACGCCCTCTGGAGAAGAGGTGAAAATCCACGGCACAGACCATTCAGTGACCATCACCTTCCAGGTTGGCTCTATTATCACCGTGAAGGACGGTCAGGAGGCAAGCGTTGGCGACATTCTGGCGCGCATCCCGCAGGAATCCTCGAAGACTCGCGACATCACGGGCGGCCTGCCGCGCGTGGCGGAACTCTTCGAAGCCCGCTCCCCCAAGGACGCCGGCATGCTGGCGGAAGTTACCGGCACGGTGTCCTTCGGCAAGGACACCAAGGGCAAGCAGCGCCTCGTGATTACCGAGCCAGATGGTACAGCGCACGAGTACCTCATTCCGAAGGACAAGCACGTCATGGCCCACGATGGCCAGGTTGTTAACCGCGGTGAAGTGATTGTGGACGGACCGGCCGACCCTCACGACATTCTGCGTCTGAAGGGGGTCGAGGAACTGGCCCGCTACATCATCGACGAGGTGCAGGACGTGTACCGCCTGCAGGGCGTGAAGATCAACGACAAGCACATCGAGGTGATCGTGCGCCAGATGCTACGTCGCGTTGTCATTACTGACCCGGGCGATACCCACTTCATCCGGGAGGAGCAGGTGGAACGGGCGGAGGTGCTGGACGAGAACGACAAGGCGATCAACCAAAACAAGCGCCCGGCAGAATACCAATACATGCTGCTAGGCATCACCAAGGCTTCGTTGTCGACAGACTCCTTTATCTCGGCAGCTTCCTTCCAAGAGACTACGCGCGTGCTGACCGAGGCGGCGATCATGGGCAAGCGGGATGAACTGCGCGGCCTCAAGGAAAACGTCATCGTGGGCCGGCTCATTCCAGCGGGTACTGGATTGGCCTATCACCGTACGCGGCGCATGCAGGCCGTGGGAGAGGATATTGCCGCGAATCGCGAATTGGTGGTCGAGGAAGGGGCGGCGCAGGAAGATATTCAAGCTGGTTGA
- the rpoB gene encoding DNA-directed RNA polymerase subunit beta, which translates to MTYSYTEKKRIRKSFAKRASVLDVPFLLATQLESYLAFLQTDIPPAQRRNQGLQAAFTSIFPISSHSGNARLEFVYYALGEPAFDVKECQQRGLTFASPLRARVRLVIMDREAAKETIKEVKEQEVYMGEIPLMTTTGSFVINGTERVIVSQLHRSPGVFFEHDRGKTHSSGKLLFSARIIPYRGSWLDFEFDPKDYLYFRVDRRRKMPVTILLKAIGLTPEQILATFFEFDCFHLSKKGIQFEVVPERLRGEVARFDITDKAGKVIVAKDKRITAKHIRELADAGIKKINVPEEFLVGRVIGRNVIDAETGEILANANEEITESLLGKLRESGVAELHTLYTNDLDRGAYISSTLRTDETVDQMAARVAIYRMMRPGEPPTEDAVETLFHGLFYSEERYDLSAVGRMKFNRRVGREELDGAGTLSNQDIIDVIRILVELRNGRGEIDDIDHLGNRRVRSVGELAENQFRAGLVRVERAVKERLSQAESENLMPHDLINAKPISAAIKEFFGSSQLSQFMDQTNPLSEITHKRRVSALGPGGLTRERAGFEVRDVHPTHYGRVCPIETPEGPNIGLINSLALYARTNQFGFMETPYRKVVDGRVTDQIDYLSAIEEGHFVIAQANAQLDKKGKLVDELVSSRHKSEFTLVTPDQVQYMDIAPGQIVSVAASLIPFLEHDDANRALMGANMQRQAVPCLRAEKALVGTGIERTVAVDSGTAVQALRGGVVDYIDANRIVVRVHDDETVPGEVGVDIYNLIKYTRSNQNTNINQRPLVKVNDIIAKGDVIADGASTDMGELALGQNMLVAFMPWNGYNFEDSILISERVVADDRFTSIHIEELTVVARDTKLGAEEITRDIASLGEAQLSRLDESGIVYIGAEVEAGDVLVGKVTPKGETQLTPEEKLLRAIFGEKASDVKDTGLRVPSGMSGTVIDVQVFTREGIERDKRAQQIIDDELRRYKTDLADQMRIVERDTFARIERLLAGKVANKGPKKLAKGTKLTKAYLESIDPHHWFDIGLASDETAQQLENLRESIEQTRKDFDQAFEAKKKKLTQGDELPPGVQKMVKVYLAVKRRLQPGDKMAGRHGNKGVVSRIVPIEDMPHMADGTTVDIVLNPLGVPSRMNIGQILETHLGWAAKGLGLKIGEMLKKQTAVADLRKYLTKIYNSSGKGEDIDSLSDQEVLELSNNLKHGVPFATPVFDGAHEEEIKSMLELAGMPTSGQVTLFDGRTGEQFERPVTVGYMHVLKLHHLVDDKMHARSTGPYSLVTQQPLGGKAQFGGQRFGEMEVWALEAYGASYTLQEMLTVKSDDVSGRTKVYENIVKGEHKIDAGMPESFNVLVKEIRSLAIDIDLERY; encoded by the coding sequence ATGACGTACTCCTATACCGAGAAAAAGCGCATCCGCAAGAGCTTCGCCAAACGCGCAAGCGTACTGGACGTGCCTTTCCTGCTGGCGACACAGCTGGAGTCCTACCTGGCCTTTTTGCAGACGGATATTCCGCCGGCACAACGCCGCAACCAGGGCCTGCAGGCTGCCTTCACATCGATCTTTCCGATCTCCAGCCACAGCGGCAATGCGCGACTGGAGTTCGTTTATTACGCTCTCGGCGAGCCGGCCTTCGATGTCAAGGAATGCCAGCAGCGCGGTCTGACCTTCGCCAGCCCGCTGCGCGCCCGTGTGCGACTGGTCATCATGGACCGCGAAGCAGCGAAGGAAACCATCAAGGAAGTGAAGGAACAGGAAGTGTATATGGGCGAAATTCCGCTCATGACCACCACCGGCTCCTTCGTCATCAACGGCACCGAGCGCGTCATCGTTTCCCAATTGCACCGTTCGCCGGGCGTGTTCTTCGAGCATGATCGCGGTAAAACGCATTCCTCCGGCAAGCTGCTGTTCTCGGCGCGTATCATTCCTTACCGCGGTTCGTGGCTGGACTTCGAATTCGATCCGAAGGATTACCTCTACTTCCGTGTCGACCGCCGCCGCAAGATGCCGGTGACGATCCTGCTCAAGGCCATCGGCCTGACCCCCGAGCAGATCCTTGCAACCTTCTTCGAGTTTGACTGCTTCCATCTGTCCAAGAAGGGCATCCAGTTCGAAGTGGTGCCTGAGCGCTTGCGCGGCGAGGTTGCTCGCTTCGACATCACCGACAAGGCCGGCAAGGTCATCGTCGCAAAGGACAAGCGCATCACCGCCAAGCATATCCGCGAACTGGCGGACGCCGGCATCAAGAAAATCAACGTACCGGAGGAGTTCCTCGTCGGTCGTGTAATCGGTCGCAATGTCATCGATGCCGAAACGGGCGAAATTCTCGCCAATGCCAACGAGGAAATCACCGAGAGCCTGCTCGGCAAGCTGCGCGAATCCGGCGTGGCGGAATTGCACACGCTGTACACCAACGATCTCGACCGTGGCGCCTACATTTCCTCGACGCTCCGCACGGACGAGACTGTCGACCAGATGGCCGCCCGCGTGGCCATCTATCGCATGATGCGTCCGGGCGAGCCGCCAACCGAGGATGCCGTTGAGACCCTGTTCCACGGCCTGTTCTACTCGGAGGAGCGTTACGACCTTTCTGCCGTCGGCCGCATGAAATTCAACCGCCGTGTTGGCCGTGAGGAACTGGATGGTGCCGGCACCCTGTCCAATCAGGACATCATCGACGTCATCCGCATTCTTGTCGAACTGCGCAACGGCCGTGGCGAGATCGATGACATCGATCACCTTGGCAACCGCCGTGTGCGCTCGGTGGGCGAACTGGCCGAGAACCAGTTCCGTGCCGGCTTGGTGCGCGTCGAGCGCGCCGTGAAGGAGCGCCTGTCTCAGGCAGAGTCCGAGAATCTGATGCCGCACGACCTGATCAACGCCAAGCCCATCTCGGCGGCAATCAAGGAGTTCTTCGGGTCGAGCCAGCTCTCGCAATTCATGGACCAGACCAACCCGCTGTCGGAGATCACGCACAAGCGCCGTGTCTCCGCCCTCGGTCCGGGCGGTCTGACCAGGGAGCGTGCCGGCTTCGAGGTGCGCGACGTTCATCCGACGCACTATGGCCGTGTTTGCCCGATCGAGACGCCGGAAGGTCCGAACATCGGCCTGATCAACTCGCTGGCGCTGTACGCCCGCACCAACCAGTTCGGCTTCATGGAGACGCCGTACCGCAAGGTGGTGGACGGCCGCGTCACCGACCAGATCGACTATCTGTCGGCGATCGAGGAAGGTCATTTCGTGATCGCCCAGGCCAATGCTCAACTGGACAAGAAAGGGAAGCTGGTCGACGAACTGGTTTCGTCCCGTCACAAGAGCGAGTTCACCCTGGTTACGCCGGACCAGGTTCAGTACATGGACATTGCGCCGGGGCAGATCGTTTCGGTAGCCGCTTCGCTGATCCCCTTCCTCGAGCACGACGATGCGAACCGGGCGCTGATGGGTGCCAACATGCAGCGTCAGGCGGTGCCTTGTCTGCGCGCCGAGAAGGCGCTGGTCGGTACCGGCATCGAACGCACCGTGGCTGTCGACTCAGGTACCGCCGTGCAGGCGCTGCGCGGTGGGGTGGTGGATTACATCGACGCCAACCGTATTGTCGTGCGCGTGCATGACGACGAAACCGTGCCGGGTGAGGTCGGTGTCGATATCTATAACCTGATCAAGTACACCCGTTCCAACCAGAACACCAACATCAACCAGCGTCCGCTTGTGAAGGTAAACGACATCATCGCCAAGGGCGACGTCATTGCCGACGGCGCCTCGACAGACATGGGGGAACTGGCGCTCGGCCAGAACATGCTGGTGGCCTTCATGCCATGGAATGGCTACAACTTCGAGGACTCGATTCTGATATCCGAGCGCGTGGTGGCCGACGACCGGTTTACCTCGATTCACATCGAGGAGCTGACGGTGGTTGCGCGCGACACCAAGCTTGGCGCCGAGGAAATTACCCGCGACATCGCTTCGCTGGGCGAGGCGCAACTTTCGCGCCTCGACGAGTCTGGCATCGTCTACATCGGCGCCGAGGTGGAGGCTGGCGACGTGCTGGTGGGCAAGGTGACGCCGAAGGGTGAAACCCAATTGACCCCGGAGGAAAAACTGCTGCGCGCCATTTTCGGCGAGAAAGCCTCCGACGTGAAGGATACCGGTTTGCGTGTGCCGTCAGGCATGTCCGGAACGGTGATTGATGTCCAGGTATTCACCCGCGAGGGCATCGAGCGCGATAAGCGTGCCCAGCAGATCATCGATGATGAGTTGCGCCGTTACAAGACGGATTTGGCGGATCAGATGCGCATCGTTGAGCGCGACACCTTTGCCCGTATCGAACGCCTGCTTGCAGGAAAGGTCGCCAACAAGGGTCCGAAGAAGCTGGCCAAGGGAACCAAACTGACCAAGGCCTACCTGGAGTCGATTGATCCGCATCATTGGTTCGACATCGGCTTGGCTAGTGATGAGACGGCCCAGCAGTTGGAGAACCTGCGCGAAAGCATCGAGCAGACGCGCAAGGACTTCGATCAGGCCTTTGAGGCCAAGAAGAAAAAGCTGACTCAAGGCGATGAACTGCCCCCTGGAGTGCAGAAGATGGTCAAGGTTTACCTGGCCGTCAAGCGCCGTCTGCAGCCCGGCGACAAGATGGCAGGACGTCACGGCAACAAGGGCGTCGTTTCGCGTATCGTGCCGATCGAGGACATGCCCCACATGGCCGACGGTACGACGGTCGACATCGTGCTGAACCCCCTGGGTGTGCCGTCACGGATGAACATCGGACAGATTCTGGAGACCCACCTGGGATGGGCCGCCAAGGGCCTTGGCCTTAAGATCGGCGAGATGCTGAAGAAGCAGACTGCCGTAGCCGACCTGCGCAAATACCTGACCAAGATCTACAACTCGAGCGGCAAGGGCGAGGATATCGATTCGCTGTCCGACCAAGAGGTTCTCGAGCTATCAAACAACCTCAAGCATGGCGTACCATTTGCCACGCCGGTATTCGACGGTGCTCATGAGGAGGAAATCAAGAGCATGCTTGAACTGGCGGGAATGCCGACTTCGGGCCAGGTTACGCTTTTCGACGGCCGTACGGGCGAGCAGTTCGAGCGCCCCGTGACAGTGGGATATATGCATGTGCTCAAGCTGCATCATCTGGTGGACGACAAGATGCACGCGCGTTCCACCGGCCCATACAGCTTGGTGACCCAGCAGCCGCTTGGCGGCAAGGCGCAGTTCGGCGGCCAACGCTTCGGCGAGATGGAGGTGTGGGCGCTAGAGGCCTACGGCGCCTCCTACACGCTGCAGGAAATGCTCACGGTCAAGTCCGACGATGTGTCTGGACGCACCAAGGTTTACGAAAACATCGTCAAGGGCGAGCACAAGATCGATGCCGGCATGCCGGAATCCTTCAACGTGCTAGTCAAGGAAATCCGCTCCCTGGCGATTGATATCGACCTCGAGCGGTATTGA
- the rplL gene encoding 50S ribosomal protein L7/L12, which translates to MAISKEDILEAVGNMTVMDLNDLVKAFEEKFGVSAAAMAVAAPGAGGGAAAPAAEEKTEFTVVLAAAGDKKVEVIKVVRAVTGLGLKEAKDLVDGAPKPVKEAIPKADAEAIKKQLEDAGAKAEIK; encoded by the coding sequence ATGGCAATCAGCAAAGAAGACATCCTCGAAGCCGTCGGCAACATGACGGTGATGGACCTGAACGACCTGGTCAAGGCGTTCGAAGAGAAGTTCGGCGTTTCCGCCGCCGCGATGGCGGTTGCCGCCCCCGGCGCCGGTGGCGGTGCTGCCGCGCCGGCCGCCGAAGAGAAGACCGAGTTCACCGTCGTTCTTGCCGCCGCCGGCGACAAGAAGGTCGAGGTGATCAAGGTCGTCCGTGCGGTGACCGGCCTCGGCCTGAAGGAAGCCAAGGACCTCGTCGACGGCGCGCCGAAACCCGTCAAGGAGGCGATCCCCAAGGCCGACGCCGAGGCGATCAAGAAGCAGTTGGAAGACGCCGGCGCGAAAGCCGAGATCAAGTAA
- the rplJ gene encoding 50S ribosomal protein L10: MGLNLESKKAIVAEVSAQVANAQTIVVAEYRGIEVGDLTALRAKARQSGVYLRVLRNTLARRAVADTAFAVLADQLTGPLIYGISNDPVAAAKVLNDFAKGNEKLVLKAGAYAGKALDKAGVQALASIPSREELLARLLGVMQAPVSGFAIALGALAKQREAAAA, translated from the coding sequence ATGGGCCTCAATCTTGAAAGCAAAAAAGCCATCGTGGCGGAGGTGTCGGCACAGGTAGCCAACGCCCAGACCATCGTCGTGGCCGAGTACCGCGGCATCGAAGTGGGCGATCTCACCGCGCTGCGTGCGAAGGCCCGCCAGTCTGGCGTCTATCTGCGTGTGCTGAGGAACACTTTGGCCCGTCGTGCGGTCGCCGACACTGCTTTTGCGGTCCTCGCCGACCAACTGACCGGACCGCTGATCTACGGCATTTCGAACGATCCGGTTGCTGCGGCGAAAGTGCTGAACGACTTCGCCAAAGGCAACGAGAAGCTGGTGCTCAAGGCCGGCGCCTATGCCGGCAAGGCATTGGACAAGGCGGGCGTGCAGGCGCTGGCCTCGATTCCGAGCCGAGAAGAGCTGCTCGCCAGGTTGCTCGGTGTGATGCAGGCACCGGTTTCCGGCTTTGCCATCGCGCTCGGCGCGCTGGCCAAGCAGCGCGAAGCGGCTGCCGCCTGA
- the rplA gene encoding 50S ribosomal protein L1: protein MAKLSKRTTALRARIDRNKAYPVSEALALVKDCATAKFDESVDVAVNLGVDAKKSDQLVRGSVVLPAGTGKKVRVAVFAQGDKAQAAKDAGADIVGFDDLAAQVKEGKMDFDVVVATPDAMKVVGALGQILGPRGLMPNPKVGTVTMDVAGAVKNAKAGQVQYRTDKAGIIQCTIGRASFSVEQLQQNMVALIDALNKAKPATSKGQYLKKISVSSTMGGGVRVDQASLSAQQ from the coding sequence ATGGCCAAACTCTCCAAGCGCACCACGGCGCTGCGCGCCAGAATCGACCGCAACAAGGCGTATCCAGTTTCCGAGGCGCTTGCCCTCGTCAAGGATTGCGCCACCGCCAAGTTCGACGAGTCCGTCGATGTCGCCGTGAACCTCGGAGTCGATGCCAAGAAGTCCGACCAGCTGGTGCGCGGCTCCGTCGTGCTGCCGGCCGGTACCGGCAAGAAGGTGCGTGTCGCCGTCTTCGCCCAAGGTGACAAGGCCCAGGCCGCCAAGGATGCCGGTGCCGACATCGTCGGTTTCGACGATCTCGCTGCCCAGGTCAAGGAAGGCAAGATGGACTTTGACGTGGTCGTCGCCACGCCGGATGCCATGAAAGTGGTCGGTGCCCTCGGCCAAATCCTCGGCCCGCGCGGCCTCATGCCGAACCCGAAGGTCGGCACCGTCACCATGGATGTTGCCGGCGCCGTCAAGAATGCCAAAGCGGGCCAGGTGCAGTACCGTACCGACAAGGCCGGCATCATCCAGTGCACCATCGGCCGCGCTTCGTTTTCGGTCGAGCAGCTGCAGCAGAACATGGTCGCGCTGATCGATGCCCTGAACAAGGCCAAGCCGGCCACCAGCAAGGGCCAGTATCTAAAGAAGATCTCCGTCTCCAGCACCATGGGAGGGGGCGTGCGCGTCGATCAGGCCAGCCTGTCGGCGCAGCAGTAA
- the rplK gene encoding 50S ribosomal protein L11 translates to MAKKIVGFIKLQVPAGKANPSPPIGPALGQRGLNIMEFCKAFNAQTQGVEPGLPIPVVITAYADKSFTFVMKTPPASVLIKKAAKIDKGSAKPHTDKVGKLTRAQVEEIAKAKMKDLTAADLEAAMRTVAGSARSMGVTVEGM, encoded by the coding sequence ATGGCCAAGAAGATCGTCGGCTTTATCAAGCTGCAAGTGCCGGCAGGCAAGGCGAACCCCTCGCCCCCGATCGGTCCCGCGCTGGGTCAGCGCGGCCTCAACATCATGGAATTCTGCAAGGCGTTCAATGCCCAGACGCAGGGTGTCGAGCCGGGCCTGCCGATCCCCGTGGTGATCACCGCCTACGCGGACAAGAGCTTTACTTTCGTGATGAAGACGCCGCCGGCGTCCGTGCTCATCAAGAAGGCCGCCAAGATCGACAAGGGCTCTGCCAAGCCGCACACCGACAAGGTGGGCAAGCTGACCCGTGCCCAGGTCGAGGAAATCGCCAAGGCCAAGATGAAGGACCTCACTGCTGCCGACCTCGAGGCTGCCATGCGAACCGTCGCTGGCAGCGCCCGCAGCATGGGCGTCACCGTGGAGGGCATGTAA
- the nusG gene encoding transcription termination/antitermination protein NusG — MTKRWYVVHAYSGFEKSVQRTLAERIRRAGMEEKFGQILVPVEEVVEMKSGQKSISERKFFPGYVLVEMEMDDDTWHLVKNTAKVTGFVGGTATKPTPISEKEVAKIMQQMQEGVEKPKPKVLYEIGEMVRVKEGPFTDFNGTVEDINYEKSKLRVAVTIFGRSTPVELEFSQVEKA, encoded by the coding sequence ATGACCAAGCGCTGGTACGTTGTGCATGCCTACTCGGGCTTCGAGAAGTCCGTGCAGCGCACGCTGGCCGAGCGCATCAGGCGCGCCGGCATGGAAGAAAAGTTCGGCCAGATTCTGGTGCCGGTCGAGGAAGTGGTCGAGATGAAGTCCGGCCAAAAGAGCATCTCCGAAAGAAAGTTTTTCCCCGGTTACGTTCTGGTGGAGATGGAGATGGATGACGACACCTGGCATCTGGTGAAAAACACCGCCAAGGTGACCGGATTCGTCGGTGGCACGGCGACCAAGCCGACGCCGATCTCCGAAAAGGAGGTCGCCAAGATCATGCAGCAGATGCAGGAAGGCGTCGAGAAGCCGAAGCCCAAGGTGCTGTATGAGATCGGCGAGATGGTTCGGGTCAAGGAAGGCCCATTCACCGACTTCAACGGCACGGTGGAAGACATCAACTACGAGAAGAGCAAGTTGCGCGTGGCAGTCACCATTTTTGGCCGTTCGACGCCCGTGGAGCTGGAGTTCTCGCAGGTCGAGAAGGCTTAA